The following are encoded in a window of Paraburkholderia sp. HP33-1 genomic DNA:
- the pilQ gene encoding type IV pilus secretin PilQ encodes MMSALKLWSGAALGAGRELHIRFGLCFGLYVGATLGAGIAQASTLPLLPPLPTYAALDDPAASADTTYGTAPLPSGSIGKAANPFGDASAQNAAQAPDVHEAAPPSTIASDAFTDDVATTGPTPPLPKQPAAPPREDTAGAPSLEGPPVPLPPPLRLANAAASADSGLPAGNKPISLNFQRAELGAVLKAFAEFTGLNIVASAKVHGAVSLRIDKVPWRTAFDTLLDVNNLAMERHGNVIWVAPAAELAARERQRFEAHARAADLEPLASRTFELHYAHAEDVRRLLTGSGTQRVLSKRGAVTADPRTNLLFVTDLAGRLEQIAALIASVDRPTRQVLIEAQIVEGDHGFSRNLGVRLSLAGTSADGTSRGLGGGADGTVYDLSARPISGFDAATAGLTLFAAHATRLLNIELSALESEGHGKIVSSPRVVTADRMKAIVEQGTELPYQAKVGQGISGVQFRRATLKLEVEPQIMPDGRVVLDLDVAKDSVGAQTDAGPAINTKHVQTRVEVEDGGTVSIGGIYETGDRDDVERVPILGKIPILGALFRNRTHSDTRSELAVFITPRVVRDN; translated from the coding sequence ATGATGAGCGCCCTCAAGCTATGGAGCGGGGCGGCGTTGGGTGCCGGACGCGAGCTCCACATCAGGTTCGGGCTGTGTTTCGGGCTCTACGTCGGTGCGACGCTGGGCGCCGGCATCGCGCAGGCATCGACGCTGCCGCTGCTGCCGCCCTTGCCGACCTACGCGGCGCTCGACGATCCGGCCGCATCGGCCGATACAACCTACGGGACAGCGCCGTTGCCGAGCGGCAGCATCGGCAAAGCGGCGAATCCGTTCGGTGACGCTTCAGCACAAAACGCCGCCCAGGCCCCGGACGTTCACGAGGCAGCCCCGCCTTCGACGATAGCCTCCGACGCTTTCACAGACGACGTCGCCACCACCGGTCCGACACCGCCGCTGCCAAAACAACCCGCCGCCCCGCCTCGCGAAGACACGGCCGGTGCGCCCAGTCTCGAAGGGCCGCCGGTCCCGCTGCCGCCGCCGCTGCGCCTCGCCAATGCTGCGGCCAGTGCCGACTCGGGCCTTCCTGCGGGCAACAAGCCGATTTCGCTGAACTTCCAACGCGCGGAACTCGGCGCGGTCCTGAAAGCCTTCGCCGAGTTCACCGGTCTGAACATCGTCGCGAGCGCCAAAGTGCACGGCGCCGTATCGCTACGGATCGACAAGGTGCCGTGGCGTACCGCGTTCGATACGCTGCTCGACGTCAACAATCTGGCGATGGAGCGCCACGGCAACGTCATCTGGGTCGCGCCGGCCGCCGAACTCGCCGCGCGCGAACGCCAGCGCTTCGAAGCCCATGCGCGCGCCGCTGACCTGGAGCCGCTCGCGAGCCGCACGTTCGAGCTGCACTACGCGCACGCCGAAGACGTGCGCCGTCTGCTGACTGGCTCCGGCACCCAGCGCGTGCTGTCGAAACGCGGCGCCGTCACCGCCGATCCGCGCACCAATCTACTGTTCGTCACCGACCTCGCAGGGCGGCTCGAGCAGATCGCGGCGCTGATCGCATCCGTCGACCGGCCGACCCGTCAGGTGCTGATCGAGGCGCAGATCGTCGAAGGCGACCATGGCTTTTCGCGCAATCTCGGGGTGCGGTTGTCGCTCGCCGGGACGAGCGCGGACGGTACATCGAGAGGGCTGGGCGGCGGCGCGGACGGCACCGTGTACGATCTGTCGGCCCGCCCGATCTCCGGTTTCGACGCCGCGACCGCCGGCCTCACGCTATTCGCGGCGCACGCGACACGGCTGCTGAATATCGAACTCTCGGCGCTCGAATCCGAGGGGCATGGGAAAATCGTGTCGAGCCCGCGAGTCGTCACCGCAGACCGGATGAAGGCAATCGTCGAGCAGGGCACCGAGCTGCCGTATCAGGCCAAGGTCGGGCAGGGCATATCTGGCGTGCAGTTTCGCCGCGCGACGCTCAAACTGGAGGTCGAGCCGCAGATCATGCCGGATGGCCGCGTGGTGCTTGATCTCGACGTCGCGAAGGACAGCGTCGGCGCGCAGACCGACGCCGGGCCCGCGATCAACACCAAGCACGTGCAAACGCGCGTCGAAGTCGAGGATGGTGGTACGGTGTCGATCGGCGGAATTTACGAGACCGGCGACCGGGACGACGTCGAGAGGGTGCCCATCCTCGGCAAAATACCGATTCTGGGGGCGTTGTTCCGCAATCGGACCCATAGCGACACGCGCAGCGAACTGGCGGTTTTCATCACGCCGCGCGTGGTGCGGGACAATTAG
- a CDS encoding fimbrial assembly protein has protein sequence MIGGLSFSSGVTAGSDRRDPRAALPWLGGFNLLPYRQRNERLARRRCMRDWAVAACIGVSGVLLVAGWQSFATARLDARREAAGQALARLAAPLEEHAKLSRAEEERRKAAARAASLATPLVHLRDLLDALSFEPGGSVVLRQLRQRELETEVLATSSSHIASAEWLKRLGSIHGVQGAEMRDLHRPTGQGGASIEQAIGGPVEFDARLRWGDPPPKATRALKAAQTGGAR, from the coding sequence ATGATCGGCGGTCTGTCGTTCTCGTCCGGCGTGACCGCGGGTTCCGATCGGCGTGATCCGCGCGCCGCACTGCCGTGGCTCGGCGGCTTCAATCTGCTGCCGTACCGCCAACGCAATGAGCGCCTCGCGCGGCGCCGCTGTATGCGCGACTGGGCTGTCGCAGCTTGCATCGGCGTTTCGGGCGTGTTGCTGGTCGCCGGCTGGCAGAGCTTCGCCACAGCGCGGCTCGATGCGCGGCGCGAGGCTGCCGGGCAAGCGCTGGCGCGGCTCGCTGCGCCGCTCGAGGAGCACGCGAAGCTGTCGCGGGCCGAGGAGGAGCGGCGCAAAGCCGCGGCGCGCGCCGCGAGCCTCGCGACGCCGCTCGTGCATCTGCGCGATCTGCTCGACGCGTTGAGCTTCGAGCCCGGCGGTAGCGTCGTGTTGCGTCAGTTGCGCCAGCGCGAGCTCGAGACCGAGGTGCTGGCGACTTCGAGCAGCCATATCGCTTCGGCGGAGTGGCTCAAGCGGCTTGGCTCGATCCACGGCGTGCAGGGCGCGGAGATGCGCGATCTGCATCGGCCGACGGGGCAGGGCGGCGCGTCGATTGAACAGGCGATTGGCGGACCGGTGGAGTTCGATGCGCGTCTGCGCTGGGGCGATCCACCGCCGAAAGCGACACGCGCGTTGAAGGCCGCACAAACGGGAGGTGCACGATGA
- the pilM gene encoding type IV pilus biogenesis protein PilM, translating to MAYKNSWFQAVREGRQSFAAGIDVGSQNVRLVVLSQRSRARGALHLEYVSTVPLAAGAMAGTEIVDRQAVARALRDAFADLPRVCATHALRCSMAVPASATLTTTVPLARLAAQSDCEEEDGGVALAGLAPAVMSEAERIAGLERHALAVDWYVDEIPGPVRSVRIAATARQHLEARIECAATAGISLSAIDGEPHAALRAMRYAASRELDPNESYAAVWVGSDGVYGWRVVDGANANTMRYPAPEHADLADALRDLVHGPAVDCALIGGEIDLLDGVGFSLADVGDALGCSVLPFECALLGSHARPLDDALLHEPAGAVAFGLALRGMLE from the coding sequence ATGGCCTATAAAAATTCGTGGTTTCAGGCAGTGCGGGAAGGCCGGCAGAGTTTCGCCGCCGGCATTGACGTTGGTTCGCAAAACGTGCGTCTGGTTGTGTTGAGTCAGCGCTCGCGCGCACGGGGTGCGCTGCATCTCGAGTATGTAAGCACCGTGCCGCTCGCGGCCGGCGCAATGGCGGGCACCGAGATAGTCGACCGGCAGGCAGTCGCGCGCGCGTTGCGCGATGCCTTCGCCGATTTGCCGCGCGTGTGCGCGACGCACGCGCTGCGCTGCTCGATGGCGGTGCCCGCGTCGGCCACGCTGACGACAACGGTGCCGCTCGCGCGGCTCGCCGCGCAAAGCGACTGCGAGGAGGAGGACGGTGGCGTTGCGCTGGCCGGACTCGCGCCCGCGGTGATGAGCGAGGCGGAGCGCATCGCCGGGCTCGAGCGTCATGCGCTCGCGGTCGACTGGTACGTCGACGAGATACCGGGGCCGGTGCGCTCGGTGAGGATCGCCGCGACCGCGCGTCAGCATCTCGAAGCGCGCATCGAATGCGCGGCGACCGCAGGCATTTCTCTCTCAGCGATCGATGGCGAGCCGCACGCGGCATTGCGCGCGATGCGCTACGCGGCGAGCCGCGAACTCGACCCGAACGAGTCGTACGCGGCAGTGTGGGTCGGCTCCGACGGCGTGTACGGTTGGCGCGTCGTCGATGGCGCGAACGCCAACACGATGCGTTATCCCGCGCCCGAGCATGCCGATCTCGCCGATGCGTTGCGCGACCTCGTGCATGGCCCGGCGGTCGACTGCGCGCTGATCGGCGGTGAAATCGATCTGCTCGACGGCGTCGGCTTTTCGCTCGCCGATGTCGGCGACGCGCTCGGCTGCTCGGTGCTGCCGTTCGAATGCGCGCTGCTCGGCAGCCACGCGCGGCCGCTCGACGACGCATTGCTGCACGAGCCGGCCGGCGCGGTCGCTTTTGGGCTCGCGTTGCGCGGGATGCTGGAATGA